In Poecile atricapillus isolate bPoeAtr1 chromosome 22, bPoeAtr1.hap1, whole genome shotgun sequence, a genomic segment contains:
- the ALPL gene encoding alkaline phosphatase, tissue-nonspecific isozyme, with amino-acid sequence MKVLFVLLLAQLCPASLVPEREKDPEYWRRQAQETLRNALRLQRLNQNVAKNLILFLGDGMGVSTVTAARILKGQLQHGQGEESLLEMDKFPFVALAKTYNTNAQVPDSAGTATAYLCGVKANEGTLGVSAGVTRDRCNTTKGQEVTSILRWAKEAGKAVGIVTTTRVTHATPSAAYAHSANRDWYSDGEMPPDALEGGCKDIARQLVENIPEIEVILGGGRKYMFPKNVSDVEYPHEEKHRGTRLDGRNLVQAWQEAKPRGKVAEYVWHRRGLLALNLSRTDFLLGLFEPGDMVYELDRNNETDPSLSEMVSVAIRILQKNPRGFFLLVEGGRIDHGHHEGKAKQALHEAVELDRAIGLATRLTSTQDTLSVVTADHSHVFTFGGYTPRGNPIFGLAPMQSDVDRKPFTSILYGNGPGYKIVAGERENVSAVDFAHADYQAQSAVPLRQETHGGEDVAVFARGPMAHLLHGVHEQNYIPHAMAYAACIGSNRGHCNAATRPATPLLLPFFSLLLLLFC; translated from the exons ATGAAGGTTCTGTTCGTCCTCCTCCtcgcccagctctgcccagcatcCCTGGTCCCGG agagggagaaggacCCCGAGTACTGGCGAAGGCAGGCACAGGAGACCCTGCGGAACGCGCTCCGGCTCCAGCGCCTCAACCAGAATGTGGCCAAGAACCTCATCCTGTTCCTGGGGGACG GAATGGGCGTCTCCACGGTCACGGCCGCCCGCATCCTCaaagggcagctgcagcacggGCAGGGCGAGGAGAGCCTGCTGGAGATGGACAAATTCCCCTTCGTGGCCCTGGCCAAG ACCTACAACACCAATGCCCAGGTGCCCGACAGCGCAGGCACGGCCACCGCCTACCTCTGCGGCGTCAAAGCCAACGAGGGGACCCTGGGGGTCAGCGCCGGCGTCACCCGGGACCGCTGCAACACCACCAAGGGCCAGGAGGTGACCTCCATCCTCCGCTGGGCCAAGGAGGCAG GCAAGGCCGTGGGCATTGTCACCACCACGCGTGTGACCCACGCCACACCCAGCGCTGCCTACGCCCACTCTGCCAACCGCGACTGGTACTCAGACGGAGAGATGCCCCCGGATGCCCTGGAGGGTGGCTGCAAGGACATCGCCCGGCAGCTGGTGGAGAACATCCCTGAGATTGAG GTGATCCTGGGTGGGGGGCGGAAATACATGTTCCCCAAAAATGTCAGTGATGTGGAATATCCCCACGAGGAGAAGCATCGGGGCACCCGCCTGGACGGCAGGAACCTCGTCCAGGCATGGCAGGAGGCCAAGCCCCGGGGCAAG gttgCTGAGTACGTGTGGCACCGGCGAGGGCTCCTGGCGCTCAACCTCAGCCGCACCGACTTCCTGCTGG gcctcTTCGAGCCAGGGGACATGGTGTACGAGCTGGACAGGAACAACGAGACAGATCCATCCCTCAGCGAGATGGTGTCTGTGGCCATCAGGATACTCCAGAAAAATCCCCGGGGGTTCTTCCTCCTGGTTGAAG GCGGCCGCATCGACCACGGGCACCACGAGGGGAAGGCAAAGCAGGCGCTGCACGAGGCCGTGGAGCTGGACAGGGCCATTGGGCTGGCCACACGCCTCACGTCCACCCAGGACACACTCAGCGTCGTCACCGCTGACCACTCGCACGTCTTCACCTTTGGTGGCTACACCCCCCGCGGGAACCCCATCTTTG GCCTGGCCCCGATGCAGAGCGATGTGGATCGCAAACCCTTCACCTCCATCCTCTACGGCAACGGCCCTGGCTATAAAATCGTGGCAGGCGAGCGAGAAAACGTCTCTGCCGTGGATTTTG CACACGCCGACTACCAGGCGCAGTCAGCCGTGCCGCTCCGGCAGGAGACCCACGGTGGCGAGGACGTGGCCGTGTTCGCCCGCGGGCCCATGGCCCACCTGCTGCACGGGGTCCACGAGCAGAACTACATCCCCCACGCCATGGCCTACGCCGCCTGCATCGGCTCCAACCGAGGCCACTGCAACGCTGCCACCCGCCCTGCCacccccctgctcctgcccttcttcagccttctcctcctcctcttctgctAA
- the RAP1GAP gene encoding rap1 GTPase-activating protein 1 isoform X3 — protein sequence MAQQRHAIPPPLKTEEDYIPYPSVHEVLGREGPFPLILLPQFGGYWIEGTNHQLSGAPESPPTPAPGTRAKLEGNHTAKIYRKHFLGKEHFNYYSLDPALGHLVFSLKYDEQEHLHLLLRTRARTLHDVVPISCLAEFPNVVQMAKLVCEDVNVDRFYPVLYPKASRLILAFDEHVLSNHFKFGVIYQKLGQTSEEELFGTTEESPAFAEFLEVLGQRVQLRDFKGFRGGLDVTHGQTGSESVYCHFRDKEIMFHVSTKLPYTEGDAQQLQRKRHIGNDIVAIVFQDENTPFVPDMIASNFLHAFVVVQLEQGGSQGTLYKVSVTARDDVPFFGPPLPDPAVFRKGPEFQEFLLTKLINAEYACYRAEKFAKLEERTRAALLETLHEELQARSQAMLGLGPDDERPDNGGAAPGFFESFKSLLVPGSRRGRRGSAIGLGSVEEALLVPGKSPSRRRPGPLGSRRSSAIGIESIQEAPAGRDGPAAADGSSSTHSSPESRRNPDRRAARPRGATATPSLTLPGQMTPPEPPQAVARLTPPALRSKSSWSSPPLIRAHSHPPYPRGCHRFAPSVCHPRARS from the exons atggcCCAGCAGCGCCATGCCATCCCCCCACCACTCAAG ACGGAGGAGGATTACATCCCCTACCCCAGCGTGCATGAG GTGCTGGGCCGGGAGGGGCCGTTCCCCCTCATCCTCCTGCCGCAGTTCGGGGGTTACTGGATTGAGGGCACCAACCACCAGCTGAGCGGGGCCCCTGAATCGCCCCCCACTCCGGCACCTGGCACCCGGGCGAAGCTGGAGGGCAACCACACGGCCAAGATCTACCGCAAGCACTTCCTGGGCAAG GAGCACTTCAATTACTACTCCCTGGACCCGGCGCTGGGACACCTCGTCTTCTCGCTCAAGTACGACGAGCAGGAGCACCTCCACCTGCTGCTGCG CACCCGTGCCCGCACCCTGCATGACGTGGTGCCCATCTCCTGCCTGGCCGAGTTCCCCAACGTGGTGCAGATGGCCAAG CTGGTGTGCGAGGACGTGAACGTGGATCGCTTCTACCCTGTGCTCTATCCCAAG GCATCCCGCCTCATCCTCGCCTTTGATGAGCACGTGCTCAGCAACCACTTCAAATTTGGGGTCATCTACCAAAAACTGGGGCAG ACCTCCGAGGAGGAGCTTTTCGGCACCACGGAGGAGAGCCCGGCCTTCGCCGAATTCCTCGAGGTCCTGGGTCAGCGGGTGCAGCTGCGGGACTTCAAGGG GTTCCGAGGGGGGCTGGATGTGACCCACGGACAGACAGGCAGCGAGTCGGTCTATTGCCACTTCCGTGACAAGGAGATCATGTTCCACGTCTCCACCAAACTGCCCTACACCGAGGGGGATGCCCAGCAG ctgcagcGGAAGCGTCACATCGGCAACGATATCGTGGCCATCGTCTTCCAGGACGAGAACACACCGTTCGTCCCCGACATGATCGCCTCCAACTTCCTCCACGCCTTCGTGGtggtgcagctggagcaggggggCTCCCAGGGCACCCTCTACAAG GTCTCCGTCACCGCCCGTGACGACGTGCCCTTCTTCGGCCCGCCGCTGCCCGACCCCGCCGTCTTCAGGAAG GGCCCCGAGTTCCAGGAGTTCCTGCTGACCAAGCTCATCAACGCCGAGTACGCCTGCTACCGAGCAGAGAAGTTCGCCAAGCTGGAG GAGCGGACGCGGGCGGCGCTGCTGGAGACGCTGCACGAGGAGCTGCAGGCTCGCAGCCAGGCCATGCTGGGGCTCGGCCCCGACGACGAGCGCCCCGACAACGGCGGCGCCGCCCCGGGCTTCTTCGAGTCCTTCAAG TCGCTGCTGGTGCCCGGGAGCCGCCGGGGACGCCGCGGCAGCGCCATCGGGCTGGGCTCGGTGGAAGAG GCGCTGCTGGTGCCCGGCAAGAGCCCTTCGAGGCGGCGGCCCGGCCCCCTCGGCTCCCGCCGCTCCAGCGCCATCGGCATCGAGAGCATCCAGGAGGCGCCGGCCGGCAG GGACGGCCCCGCAGCCGCCGACGGCTCCAGCTCCACACACAGCTCCCCCGAGAGCCGCCGGAACCCCGACAG GAGAGCCGCTCGCCCTCGGGGAGCCACCGCGACGCCTTCACTGACACTCCCTGGCCAGATGACCCCCCCGGAACCCCCCCAG GCCGTTGCCCGCCTGACCCCCCCTGCCCTGAGATCAaaatccagctggagcagccccccCCTAATCCG GGCTCATAGTCACCCCCCCTACCCACGGGGGTGTCACCGCTTCGCCCCCTCTGTGTGCCACCCCCGTGCCAGGAGCTGA
- the RAP1GAP gene encoding rap1 GTPase-activating protein 1 isoform X2: MAQQRHAIPPPLKTEEDYIPYPSVHEVLGREGPFPLILLPQFGGYWIEGTNHQLSGAPESPPTPAPGTRAKLEGNHTAKIYRKHFLGKEHFNYYSLDPALGHLVFSLKYDEQEHLHLLLRTRARTLHDVVPISCLAEFPNVVQMAKLVCEDVNVDRFYPVLYPKASRLILAFDEHVLSNHFKFGVIYQKLGQTSEEELFGTTEESPAFAEFLEVLGQRVQLRDFKGFRGGLDVTHGQTGSESVYCHFRDKEIMFHVSTKLPYTEGDAQQLQRKRHIGNDIVAIVFQDENTPFVPDMIASNFLHAFVVVQLEQGGSQGTLYKVSVTARDDVPFFGPPLPDPAVFRKGPEFQEFLLTKLINAEYACYRAEKFAKLEERTRAALLETLHEELQARSQAMLGLGPDDERPDNGGAAPGFFESFKSLLVPGSRRGRRGSAIGLGSVEEALLVPGKSPSRRRPGPLGSRRSSAIGIESIQEAPAGRDGPAAADGSSSTHSSPESRRNPDRAEKPEAPDFSRSSSSASSFGSAAEEPGEPGRESRSPSGSHRDAFTDTPWPDDPPGTPPGRCPPDPPCPEIKIQLEQPPPNPGS, encoded by the exons atggcCCAGCAGCGCCATGCCATCCCCCCACCACTCAAG ACGGAGGAGGATTACATCCCCTACCCCAGCGTGCATGAG GTGCTGGGCCGGGAGGGGCCGTTCCCCCTCATCCTCCTGCCGCAGTTCGGGGGTTACTGGATTGAGGGCACCAACCACCAGCTGAGCGGGGCCCCTGAATCGCCCCCCACTCCGGCACCTGGCACCCGGGCGAAGCTGGAGGGCAACCACACGGCCAAGATCTACCGCAAGCACTTCCTGGGCAAG GAGCACTTCAATTACTACTCCCTGGACCCGGCGCTGGGACACCTCGTCTTCTCGCTCAAGTACGACGAGCAGGAGCACCTCCACCTGCTGCTGCG CACCCGTGCCCGCACCCTGCATGACGTGGTGCCCATCTCCTGCCTGGCCGAGTTCCCCAACGTGGTGCAGATGGCCAAG CTGGTGTGCGAGGACGTGAACGTGGATCGCTTCTACCCTGTGCTCTATCCCAAG GCATCCCGCCTCATCCTCGCCTTTGATGAGCACGTGCTCAGCAACCACTTCAAATTTGGGGTCATCTACCAAAAACTGGGGCAG ACCTCCGAGGAGGAGCTTTTCGGCACCACGGAGGAGAGCCCGGCCTTCGCCGAATTCCTCGAGGTCCTGGGTCAGCGGGTGCAGCTGCGGGACTTCAAGGG GTTCCGAGGGGGGCTGGATGTGACCCACGGACAGACAGGCAGCGAGTCGGTCTATTGCCACTTCCGTGACAAGGAGATCATGTTCCACGTCTCCACCAAACTGCCCTACACCGAGGGGGATGCCCAGCAG ctgcagcGGAAGCGTCACATCGGCAACGATATCGTGGCCATCGTCTTCCAGGACGAGAACACACCGTTCGTCCCCGACATGATCGCCTCCAACTTCCTCCACGCCTTCGTGGtggtgcagctggagcaggggggCTCCCAGGGCACCCTCTACAAG GTCTCCGTCACCGCCCGTGACGACGTGCCCTTCTTCGGCCCGCCGCTGCCCGACCCCGCCGTCTTCAGGAAG GGCCCCGAGTTCCAGGAGTTCCTGCTGACCAAGCTCATCAACGCCGAGTACGCCTGCTACCGAGCAGAGAAGTTCGCCAAGCTGGAG GAGCGGACGCGGGCGGCGCTGCTGGAGACGCTGCACGAGGAGCTGCAGGCTCGCAGCCAGGCCATGCTGGGGCTCGGCCCCGACGACGAGCGCCCCGACAACGGCGGCGCCGCCCCGGGCTTCTTCGAGTCCTTCAAG TCGCTGCTGGTGCCCGGGAGCCGCCGGGGACGCCGCGGCAGCGCCATCGGGCTGGGCTCGGTGGAAGAG GCGCTGCTGGTGCCCGGCAAGAGCCCTTCGAGGCGGCGGCCCGGCCCCCTCGGCTCCCGCCGCTCCAGCGCCATCGGCATCGAGAGCATCCAGGAGGCGCCGGCCGGCAG GGACGGCCCCGCAGCCGCCGACGGCTCCAGCTCCACACACAGCTCCCCCGAGAGCCGCCGGAACCCCGACAG GGCCGAGAAGCCAGAGGCGCCGGATTTCTCCCGCTCCTCCTCCAGCGCCAGCAGCTTCGGCAGCGCCGCGGAGGAGCCGGGCGAGCCCGGACGG GAGAGCCGCTCGCCCTCGGGGAGCCACCGCGACGCCTTCACTGACACTCCCTGGCCAGATGACCCCCCCGGAACCCCCCCAG GCCGTTGCCCGCCTGACCCCCCCTGCCCTGAGATCAaaatccagctggagcagccccccCCTAATCCG GGCTCATAG
- the RAP1GAP gene encoding rap1 GTPase-activating protein 1 isoform X1: MAQQRHAIPPPLKTEEDYIPYPSVHEVLGREGPFPLILLPQFGGYWIEGTNHQLSGAPESPPTPAPGTRAKLEGNHTAKIYRKHFLGKEHFNYYSLDPALGHLVFSLKYDEQEHLHLLLRTRARTLHDVVPISCLAEFPNVVQMAKLVCEDVNVDRFYPVLYPKASRLILAFDEHVLSNHFKFGVIYQKLGQTSEEELFGTTEESPAFAEFLEVLGQRVQLRDFKGFRGGLDVTHGQTGSESVYCHFRDKEIMFHVSTKLPYTEGDAQQLQRKRHIGNDIVAIVFQDENTPFVPDMIASNFLHAFVVVQLEQGGSQGTLYKVSVTARDDVPFFGPPLPDPAVFRKGPEFQEFLLTKLINAEYACYRAEKFAKLEERTRAALLETLHEELQARSQAMLGLGPDDERPDNGGAAPGFFESFKSLLVPGSRRGRRGSAIGLGSVEEALLVPGKSPSRRRPGPLGSRRSSAIGIESIQEAPAGRDGPAAADGSSSTHSSPESRRNPDRAEKPEAPDFSRSSSSASSFGSAAEEPGEPGRESRSPSGSHRDAFTDTPWPDDPPGTPPGRCPPDPPCPEIKIQLEQPPPNPVRLSPLHQCSMGVPTLGCPH, from the exons atggcCCAGCAGCGCCATGCCATCCCCCCACCACTCAAG ACGGAGGAGGATTACATCCCCTACCCCAGCGTGCATGAG GTGCTGGGCCGGGAGGGGCCGTTCCCCCTCATCCTCCTGCCGCAGTTCGGGGGTTACTGGATTGAGGGCACCAACCACCAGCTGAGCGGGGCCCCTGAATCGCCCCCCACTCCGGCACCTGGCACCCGGGCGAAGCTGGAGGGCAACCACACGGCCAAGATCTACCGCAAGCACTTCCTGGGCAAG GAGCACTTCAATTACTACTCCCTGGACCCGGCGCTGGGACACCTCGTCTTCTCGCTCAAGTACGACGAGCAGGAGCACCTCCACCTGCTGCTGCG CACCCGTGCCCGCACCCTGCATGACGTGGTGCCCATCTCCTGCCTGGCCGAGTTCCCCAACGTGGTGCAGATGGCCAAG CTGGTGTGCGAGGACGTGAACGTGGATCGCTTCTACCCTGTGCTCTATCCCAAG GCATCCCGCCTCATCCTCGCCTTTGATGAGCACGTGCTCAGCAACCACTTCAAATTTGGGGTCATCTACCAAAAACTGGGGCAG ACCTCCGAGGAGGAGCTTTTCGGCACCACGGAGGAGAGCCCGGCCTTCGCCGAATTCCTCGAGGTCCTGGGTCAGCGGGTGCAGCTGCGGGACTTCAAGGG GTTCCGAGGGGGGCTGGATGTGACCCACGGACAGACAGGCAGCGAGTCGGTCTATTGCCACTTCCGTGACAAGGAGATCATGTTCCACGTCTCCACCAAACTGCCCTACACCGAGGGGGATGCCCAGCAG ctgcagcGGAAGCGTCACATCGGCAACGATATCGTGGCCATCGTCTTCCAGGACGAGAACACACCGTTCGTCCCCGACATGATCGCCTCCAACTTCCTCCACGCCTTCGTGGtggtgcagctggagcaggggggCTCCCAGGGCACCCTCTACAAG GTCTCCGTCACCGCCCGTGACGACGTGCCCTTCTTCGGCCCGCCGCTGCCCGACCCCGCCGTCTTCAGGAAG GGCCCCGAGTTCCAGGAGTTCCTGCTGACCAAGCTCATCAACGCCGAGTACGCCTGCTACCGAGCAGAGAAGTTCGCCAAGCTGGAG GAGCGGACGCGGGCGGCGCTGCTGGAGACGCTGCACGAGGAGCTGCAGGCTCGCAGCCAGGCCATGCTGGGGCTCGGCCCCGACGACGAGCGCCCCGACAACGGCGGCGCCGCCCCGGGCTTCTTCGAGTCCTTCAAG TCGCTGCTGGTGCCCGGGAGCCGCCGGGGACGCCGCGGCAGCGCCATCGGGCTGGGCTCGGTGGAAGAG GCGCTGCTGGTGCCCGGCAAGAGCCCTTCGAGGCGGCGGCCCGGCCCCCTCGGCTCCCGCCGCTCCAGCGCCATCGGCATCGAGAGCATCCAGGAGGCGCCGGCCGGCAG GGACGGCCCCGCAGCCGCCGACGGCTCCAGCTCCACACACAGCTCCCCCGAGAGCCGCCGGAACCCCGACAG GGCCGAGAAGCCAGAGGCGCCGGATTTCTCCCGCTCCTCCTCCAGCGCCAGCAGCTTCGGCAGCGCCGCGGAGGAGCCGGGCGAGCCCGGACGG GAGAGCCGCTCGCCCTCGGGGAGCCACCGCGACGCCTTCACTGACACTCCCTGGCCAGATGACCCCCCCGGAACCCCCCCAG GCCGTTGCCCGCCTGACCCCCCCTGCCCTGAGATCAaaatccagctggagcagccccccCCTAATCCGGTGAGGCTCTCCCCCCTCCACCAGTGCAGTATGGGGGTGCCCACACTGGGGTGCCCCCACTGA